A single genomic interval of Drosophila virilis strain 15010-1051.87 chromosome 2, Dvir_AGI_RSII-ME, whole genome shotgun sequence harbors:
- the Ir84a gene encoding ionotropic receptor 75a has translation MIKLQVKIILWIFIISATFLCGAQIENINSNELLAFEDFLRAQHLKHALVLAPGPGPGPNWSRQIENYKRLFANYRMQFFTPQRGVQFQELFYYEAPRTALLVAAFEGEHVKRWVYEAASAGGYFNNSQAWFMLGKCQTNRTDEQIIRLHLSAYNISIDADITVAMSVPQTTNWLLYDVYRVGQDTLLRVESKGQWSPSGGYKLWENFRGSWLRRRSNLGNITLIGSTALIEKPAGMDDLSYLSNNKDLLQLDPMQRKTFQLFLLIGRMYNLSLEVRFRETWGQLLPNGSWTGVMGHVTSGEVHFAVCPIRFVTERHRYIQYTPVLHTQLIHFLFRHPRHSSIRNIFFEPLSTQVWWCVLALVVGSAMLLMLHVRQELRLQQQQQQHLAQPVERQMSFVWFTMLETFLQQGPSTGQFQLPSTKILISASCIFSFMLMQFYGAFIVGSLLSDTPRSIVNLQALYESSLEIGMEDIAYNYELFTNTSNQLVRNVYSKRICRDRQHNILSIEEGAKRIKFGGFAFHTAIDRLYRLLNELLDERLFCELQEIMFSPPYLGASVLPKSSPWREYLNHAVLYLGETGLIGYNDKMWTVPRPDCTLFKDAEVEVDLKHFAPALFTLVLAMLVSSTVFLLELLLDWLKARAKATARWRENGMFLHL, from the exons ATGATTAAGTTGCAAGTGAAAATAATTCTATGGATTTTTATAATTTCGGCAACGTTTTTATGTGGCgcgcaaattgaaaacataAATTCCAATGAGCTGCTCGCCTTCGAGGACTTTTTGCGTGCCCAACACTTGAAGCATGCGCTAGTGCTCGCACCCGGACCCGGCCCAGGCCCCAACTGGTCCAGGCAAATTGAAAACTATAAGAGATTGTTCGCCAACTACAGGATGCAGTTTTTTACGCCCCAAAGGGGCGTGCAATTTCAAGAATTGTTTTACTACGAGGCGCCACGCACTGCGCTGCTTGTGGCGGCATTCGAGGGCGAGCACGTTAAGCGCTGGGTCTACGAGGCGGCCTCCGCGGGGGGTTATTTCAACAATAGCCAGGCATGGTTCATGCTGGGAAAATGTCAGACAAATCGGACAGATGAGCAGATCATTAGGCTGCACTTGTCTGCTTATAACATAAGCATTGATGCGGACATAACAGTGGCAATGAGCGTACCACAGACGACCAA CTGGTTGCTGTACGATGTCTACCGAGTGGGTCAGGATACGCTACTGCGCGTGGAGTCCAAGGGCCAGTGGAGTCCGTCCGGTGGCTATAAGCTCTGGGAGAACTTTAGAGGAAGCTGGCTGCGACGTCGCAGCAACCTGGGCAATATAACGCTGATAGGCAGCACGGCG TTGATCGAGAAGCCAGCTGGCATGGATGATCTGAGCTATTTGAGCAACAATAAGGATCTGCTCCAACTGGATCCTATGCAACGCAAGACATTTCAGCTATTTCTGCTCATAGGGCGTATGTATAATCTGAG CTTGGAAGTGCGCTTTCGCGAAACTTgggggcagctgctgccaaatgGCAGCTGGACGGGTGTAATGGGCCACGTTACAAGCGGCGAGGTACACTTTGCTGTATGCCCCATTAGATTTGTAACCGAAAGGCATCGCTATATACAATACACGCCTGTGCTCCATACGCAACT GATACACTTTTTGTTTCGCCATCCGCGCCACAGCAGCATACGCAACATTTTCTTCGAGCCGCTGAGCACACAGGTGTGGTGGTGCGTCCTAGCGCTGGTGGTGGGCAGCGccatgttgttgatgttgcacGTACGCCAGGAGCTacgcctgcagcagcagcagcagcagcacctcgCGCAGCCTGTGGAACGTCAAATGTCATTTGTTTGGTTCACCATGCTGGAAACGTTTTTGCAGCAGGGACCGTCAACGGGTCAATTTCAGCTGCCTTCGACCAAGATTCTGATCAGCGCAAGTTGCATCTTCAGTTTCATGCTGATGCAGTTCTATGGCGCCTTCATTGTGGGCTCCTTGCTGTCGGATACACCGCGCAGCATTGTTAATCTACAGGCGTTGTATGAGAGCAGTCTGGAGATTGGCATGGAGGATATTGCCTACAACTATGAGCTGTTTACCAACACTTCCAATCAGCTGGTGCGCAATGTCTATAGCAAGCGCATCTGCCGCGATCGCCAGCACAATATCCTGTCCATTGAGGAGGGCGCCAAGCGGATCAAGTTTGGCGGCTTTGCTTTTCACACGGCCATCGATCGCTTGTACCGCTTGCTCAATGAGCTGTTGGACGAGCGCCTGTTTTGCGAGCTGCAGGAGATCATGTTCAGTCCGCCGTATCTGGGCGCCTCAGTGCTGCCCAAAAGCTCGCCCTGGCGCGAATATCTGAACCATGCAGTGCTTTATTTGGGCGAAACGGGTCTGATTGGTTACAATGACAAAATGTGGACTGTGCCCAGGCCCGACTGCACGCTCTTCAAGGATGCCGAGGTGGAAGTGGATCTCAAACACTTTGCGCCCGCACTCTTCACTTTGGTCCTGGCCATGTTGGTCAGCTCGACGGTGTTTTTGCTCGAACTTCTGTTAGACTGGCTCAAGGCGCGCGCTAAGGCAACTGCTCGATGGAGGGAAAATGGTATGTTTTTGCATCTTTAA
- the LOC6632524 gene encoding modular serine protease — protein sequence MFQVLRICLVLLCLKYAYPNTEKGSGCLEGQFQCKNGQCITDSLKCDTFMDCADGTDETFVECYNIKCNEHRCSYGACVKSSKWCDGKKDCWDNTDEYEFDCTNDPSLFDRKIRGKCTEKPYTQFQCKESEECIPHSKMCDGVGDCLDNSDENIEVCVGSICPPGSFRCAYGACISKMAACNHRIDCLDGSDELSVICNEMSNKTSTEDWYIPSWEISTTDKSPLPTSVSTSTVQPPEFKKSCTVIGAQLRLRTLYNGMPYFNGGTVSHQTTVRLSCSQTYVLQGSDVNTCDNGEWKAPWAECVNACDRNSLINDPSTQAACSSNNNTIDCATDPLVASTRAIIHCAKGYTSTISHEELICNTNGKWSKVNTKVSKLKCKPDCGRTFDTVKEDPWLVSVFQRISNNNYIFRCLGSIIDPFYVLTVSNCFSSSSELPTDYTIVLGNKSVGFNSNQEHGYDVRNIAKVDLKTLKPLAILSMINPFIFSAKERPICLNNSQSNYNTKAHGNTLGEPIVESTEQIYSLKYIVDENGPVNTRIFTKDIKSVLLQHVLKNSYKYEI from the exons ATGTTTCAAGTACTTAGAATTTGCCTAGTGCTGTTATGCCTGAAATATG CCTATCCGAACACAGAGAAAGGAAGTGGCTGTTTGGAGGGGCAGTTTCAATGCAAGAATGGTCAGTGCATAACTGATTCTCTCAAGTGCGATACATTTATGGATTGTGCCGATGGCACCGATGAGACATTTGTAGAATGctataatattaaatgcaatGAACATAGGTGCTCCTATGGCGCCTGCGTCAAGAGCTCCAAGTGGTGTGATGGGAAAAAGGACTGCTGGGATAATACAGATGAGTACGAGTTCGATTGTACCAACGACCCAAGTCTTTTTGATCGGAAAATTCGTGGTAAATGCAC tGAAAAACCTTACACGCAGTTTCAATGCAAAGAATCTGAAGAATGTATTCCCCATAGCAAAATGTGCGATGGCGTTGGGGACTGTTTGGATAATTCGGATGAAAATATTGAAGTTTGTGTGGGGTCGATCTGTCCACCCGGTTCCTTTCGTTGTGCCTACGGCGCCTGCATTTCCAAAATGGCGGCCTGTAATCACCGTATTGATTGCCTAGATGGGTCCGATGAACTGTCTGTCATATGCAACGAAATGAGCAATAAGACCTCAACTGAGGACTGGTACATACCGTCTTGGGAAATCTCTACAACCGACAAAAGTCCGCTTCCAACGTCTGTGTCTACTTCAACGGTTCAGCCGCCAGAATTTAAGAAGAGCTGCACTGTGATCGGCGCGCAGTTGCGTCTGAGAACCTTGTACAATGGCATGCCATATTTCAACGGGGGTACCGTGTCCCACCAGACGACGGTGCGACTGAGCTGCAGCCAGACGTATGTTCTTCAGGGCAGCGATGTAAACACTTGCGATAATGGTGAATGGAAGGCACCGTGGGCGGAGTGTGTAAATGCCTGCGATCGTAACAGTCTTATAAATGATCCCAGTACTCAGGCCGCGTGTAGTTCCAATAACAATACCATCGATTGTGCCACAGATCCACTTGTGGCCTCAACCAGGGCCATCATTCATTGTGCTAAGGGCTATACATCCACTATTTCCCATGAAGAACTCATATGCAACACGAATGGGAAATGGTCAAAGGTCAATACTAAAGTTTCGAAACTAAAATGCAAGCCTGACTGTGGAAGAACTTTTGACACAGTTAAAGAGGATCCATGGCTGGTCAGCGTATTTCAACGCAtctcaaataataattatatatttcgtTGCTTGGGCTCAATTATTGACCCATTTTATGTGCTCACTGTGTCCAACTGTTTTTCCAGCAGTTCCGAATTGCCTACAGACTACACAATAGTTTTGGGCAATAAGTCGGTTGGATTCAACTCAAACCAGGAACATGGCTACGATGTACGCAATATTGCCAAGGTGGACCTGAAAACATT AAAGCCCCTAGCTATACTGAGTATGATAAATCCTTTTATATTCTCGGCTAAAGAGCGGCCCATTTGCCTTAATAATTCCCAGAGCAATTATAATACCAAAGCACACGGGAACACTCTGGGAGAGCCAATTGTTGAGAGCACTGAACAGATATactcattaaaatatattgttgaCGAAAATGGCCCAGTTAATACAAGAATATTCACCAAAGATattaaaagtgtattattacagcatgtattaaaaaatagttacaaatatgaaatataa
- the wa-cup gene encoding outer dynein arm-docking complex subunit 4 isoform X1, with amino-acid sequence MSQSAELYAPSAGVQKHLEPWQVLKWTDGQLRAMYTDWGSYFVHRQNLHAGSRYFDAALEIDPNDTKVLLRRSQIKRKVARAPEALIDCLKAKDTLKRKSRFNFDPEINLEICDALYESNKFEDAKRNLHYNLRLFCYSQARPLLNRLSVVNGNIHDALSDETAPAVHILIDKMTTGLAKQPTYVKPDCDVLSILEKEEEFLSPLEKKRRERRFKTYSQAYLNKSWMDVSFLKSLRENPSLLLKESVESTKYLKRLANEKYKTVRTFTKMLHARCPMYSKHIKTYPNNELYLKNQEENFFRIQYQTRRNMFKILRTIRALISKHELKKLTKFVDEVTGDYVTIKTHRIMPWKFEFINEVYNYLGLARINEYKISSALKTLSGRTRLLNLLKIPIELGTAANVKLNNIMQIKREQLVDPKAEIFKQRIARFESRMRFAKYPIERSYLYHEAAQANLDNHSFDTCCLLARKSMDEAIKGNSYVWAALSALIACKAHTVLGKVERQKEMLTIAFKYAKRLKNIDLILFIDICLKVNSEEMELKKALIASEGSGKRRVRRSLTSLDASIDNSPVRNSKAMIHEVGEDQLEE; translated from the exons ATGTCTCAGAGCGCGGAACTATACGCACCATCCGCTGGAGTGCAAAAGCACCTGGAGCCATGGCAAGTACTCAAGTGGACGGATGGTCAACTGCGAGCCATGTACACCGATTGGGGCTCCTATTTTGTTCATAGGCAGAACCTACATGCCGGTAGTCGATACTTTGATGCTGCGCTGGAAATTGACCCAAATGATACGAAGGTACTGTTGAGGCGAAGtcaaatcaaaagaaaagtgGCGCGGGCGCCGGAGGCACTGATTGACTGTTTAAAAGCTAAAG atactttaaaaagaaaaagtcgGTTTAATTTCGATCCAGAAATCAATTTGGAGATTTGTGATGCGCTTTATGAATCGAATAAGTTTGAGGATGCCAAGCGAAATCTTCACTACAATCTGAGGCTCTTTTGCTATTCGCAAGCAAGGCCATTGCTGAATCGTTTGAGTGTg GTCAATGGTAATATACATGATGCGCTTTCGGACGAAACAGCACCGGCAGTGCATATTCTTATAGACAAAATGACAACAGGTCTGGCCAAGCAGCCCACATATGTGAAGCCAGACTGTGATGTGCTCAGCATATTGGAGAAGGAG gAAGAGTTTCTCTCACCGCTGGAGAAAAAGCGTCGCGAGCGACGCTTCAAGACCTATAGTCAAGCTTATCTAAACAAATCCTGGATGGATGTTTCTTTTCTTAAGAGTTTACGTGAAAATCCAAGCCTCTTATTAAAAGAATCCGTCGAGTCAACAAAGTATTTAAAACGTCTAGCcaatgaaaaatacaaaacagtTCGAACATTTACA AAAATGCTGCACGCCCGCTGCCCCATGTACAGTAAACATATTAAGACGTATCCGAACAACGAACTGTATCTGAAAAATCAGGAGGAGAACTTCTTTCGCATACAATATCAAACGAGACGAAATATGTTCAAAATATTGCGAACTATTCGAGCTCTGATCAGCAAACATGAGCTAAAG aaatTAACGAAATTTGTGGATGAGGTCACGGGCGACTATGTAACAATCAAGACGCACCGCATTATGCCTTGGAAATTTGAATTCATTAATGAGGTCTACAACTACTTGGGTTTGGCCCGCATTAATGAATACAAAATTTCAAGCGCCCTAAAAACATTATCGGGACGAACACGTCTACTGAATTTACTCAAGATCCCAATTGAACTGGGTACAGCCGCCAATGTTAAACTCAATAATATAATGCAAATTAAGCGAGAGCAGCTTGTTGATCCCAAAGCAGAGATATTTAA ACAACGTATAGCTCGATTTGAAAGCCGCATGCGATTTGCCAAGTATCCTATAGAACGCAGCTACTTGTACCATGAAGCGGCTCAGGCGAATCTCGATAATCATTCTTTCGATACTTGCTGCTTGCTGGCTCGCAAATCCATGGATG AAGCAATCAAGGGCAATAGCTACGTATGGGCCGCTTTGAGCGCACTAATCGCCTGCAAAGCGCATACGGTGCTGGGCAAAGTTGAGAGGCAGAAGGAAATGTTAACTATAGCCTTTAAATATGCCAAACGTCTGAAAAACATTGATCTCATCCTGTTCATAGACATTTGTCTGAAGGTAAATAGCGAGGAAATGGAGCTCAAGAAGGCGCTAATTGCCTCCGAGGGCAGCGGTAAGCGCAGAGTGCGCCGCTCTTTAACGAGTCTCGACGCGTCAATTGATAATTCTCCTGTCAGAAATTCCAAAGCAATGATACATGAAGTAGGTGAGGACCAGTTAGAAGAATGA
- the wa-cup gene encoding uncharacterized protein wa-cup isoform X2: MSQSAELYAPSAGVQKHLEPWQVLKWTDGQLRAMYTDWGSYFVHRQNLHAGSRYFDAALEIDPNDTKVLLRRSQIKRKVARAPEALIDCLKAKDTLKRKSRFNFDPEINLEICDALYESNKFEDAKRNLHYNLRLFCYSQARPLLNRLSVVNGNIHDALSDETAPAVHILIDKMTTGLAKQPTYVKPDCDVLSILEKEEEFLSPLEKKRRERRFKTYSQAYLNKSWMDVSFLKSLRENPSLLLKESVESTKYLKRLANEKYKTVRTFTKMLHARCPMYSKHIKTYPNNELYLKNQEENFFRIQYQTRRNMFKILRTIRALISKHELKKLTKFVDEVTGDYVTIKTHRIMPWKFEFINEVYNYLGLARINEYKISSALKTLSGRTRLLNLLKIPIELGTAANVKLNNIMQIKREQLVDPKAEIFKQRIARFESRMRFAKYPIERSYLYHEAAQANLDNHSFDTCCLLARKSMDAIKGNSYVWAALSALIACKAHTVLGKVERQKEMLTIAFKYAKRLKNIDLILFIDICLKVNSEEMELKKALIASEGSGKRRVRRSLTSLDASIDNSPVRNSKAMIHEVGEDQLEE; the protein is encoded by the exons ATGTCTCAGAGCGCGGAACTATACGCACCATCCGCTGGAGTGCAAAAGCACCTGGAGCCATGGCAAGTACTCAAGTGGACGGATGGTCAACTGCGAGCCATGTACACCGATTGGGGCTCCTATTTTGTTCATAGGCAGAACCTACATGCCGGTAGTCGATACTTTGATGCTGCGCTGGAAATTGACCCAAATGATACGAAGGTACTGTTGAGGCGAAGtcaaatcaaaagaaaagtgGCGCGGGCGCCGGAGGCACTGATTGACTGTTTAAAAGCTAAAG atactttaaaaagaaaaagtcgGTTTAATTTCGATCCAGAAATCAATTTGGAGATTTGTGATGCGCTTTATGAATCGAATAAGTTTGAGGATGCCAAGCGAAATCTTCACTACAATCTGAGGCTCTTTTGCTATTCGCAAGCAAGGCCATTGCTGAATCGTTTGAGTGTg GTCAATGGTAATATACATGATGCGCTTTCGGACGAAACAGCACCGGCAGTGCATATTCTTATAGACAAAATGACAACAGGTCTGGCCAAGCAGCCCACATATGTGAAGCCAGACTGTGATGTGCTCAGCATATTGGAGAAGGAG gAAGAGTTTCTCTCACCGCTGGAGAAAAAGCGTCGCGAGCGACGCTTCAAGACCTATAGTCAAGCTTATCTAAACAAATCCTGGATGGATGTTTCTTTTCTTAAGAGTTTACGTGAAAATCCAAGCCTCTTATTAAAAGAATCCGTCGAGTCAACAAAGTATTTAAAACGTCTAGCcaatgaaaaatacaaaacagtTCGAACATTTACA AAAATGCTGCACGCCCGCTGCCCCATGTACAGTAAACATATTAAGACGTATCCGAACAACGAACTGTATCTGAAAAATCAGGAGGAGAACTTCTTTCGCATACAATATCAAACGAGACGAAATATGTTCAAAATATTGCGAACTATTCGAGCTCTGATCAGCAAACATGAGCTAAAG aaatTAACGAAATTTGTGGATGAGGTCACGGGCGACTATGTAACAATCAAGACGCACCGCATTATGCCTTGGAAATTTGAATTCATTAATGAGGTCTACAACTACTTGGGTTTGGCCCGCATTAATGAATACAAAATTTCAAGCGCCCTAAAAACATTATCGGGACGAACACGTCTACTGAATTTACTCAAGATCCCAATTGAACTGGGTACAGCCGCCAATGTTAAACTCAATAATATAATGCAAATTAAGCGAGAGCAGCTTGTTGATCCCAAAGCAGAGATATTTAA ACAACGTATAGCTCGATTTGAAAGCCGCATGCGATTTGCCAAGTATCCTATAGAACGCAGCTACTTGTACCATGAAGCGGCTCAGGCGAATCTCGATAATCATTCTTTCGATACTTGCTGCTTGCTGGCTCGCAAATCCATGGATG CAATCAAGGGCAATAGCTACGTATGGGCCGCTTTGAGCGCACTAATCGCCTGCAAAGCGCATACGGTGCTGGGCAAAGTTGAGAGGCAGAAGGAAATGTTAACTATAGCCTTTAAATATGCCAAACGTCTGAAAAACATTGATCTCATCCTGTTCATAGACATTTGTCTGAAGGTAAATAGCGAGGAAATGGAGCTCAAGAAGGCGCTAATTGCCTCCGAGGGCAGCGGTAAGCGCAGAGTGCGCCGCTCTTTAACGAGTCTCGACGCGTCAATTGATAATTCTCCTGTCAGAAATTCCAAAGCAATGATACATGAAGTAGGTGAGGACCAGTTAGAAGAATGA
- the wa-cup gene encoding uncharacterized protein wa-cup isoform X3, translating into MTTGLAKQPTYVKPDCDVLSILEKEEEFLSPLEKKRRERRFKTYSQAYLNKSWMDVSFLKSLRENPSLLLKESVESTKYLKRLANEKYKTVRTFTKMLHARCPMYSKHIKTYPNNELYLKNQEENFFRIQYQTRRNMFKILRTIRALISKHELKKLTKFVDEVTGDYVTIKTHRIMPWKFEFINEVYNYLGLARINEYKISSALKTLSGRTRLLNLLKIPIELGTAANVKLNNIMQIKREQLVDPKAEIFKQRIARFESRMRFAKYPIERSYLYHEAAQANLDNHSFDTCCLLARKSMDEAIKGNSYVWAALSALIACKAHTVLGKVERQKEMLTIAFKYAKRLKNIDLILFIDICLKVNSEEMELKKALIASEGSGKRRVRRSLTSLDASIDNSPVRNSKAMIHEVGEDQLEE; encoded by the exons ATGACAACAGGTCTGGCCAAGCAGCCCACATATGTGAAGCCAGACTGTGATGTGCTCAGCATATTGGAGAAGGAG gAAGAGTTTCTCTCACCGCTGGAGAAAAAGCGTCGCGAGCGACGCTTCAAGACCTATAGTCAAGCTTATCTAAACAAATCCTGGATGGATGTTTCTTTTCTTAAGAGTTTACGTGAAAATCCAAGCCTCTTATTAAAAGAATCCGTCGAGTCAACAAAGTATTTAAAACGTCTAGCcaatgaaaaatacaaaacagtTCGAACATTTACA AAAATGCTGCACGCCCGCTGCCCCATGTACAGTAAACATATTAAGACGTATCCGAACAACGAACTGTATCTGAAAAATCAGGAGGAGAACTTCTTTCGCATACAATATCAAACGAGACGAAATATGTTCAAAATATTGCGAACTATTCGAGCTCTGATCAGCAAACATGAGCTAAAG aaatTAACGAAATTTGTGGATGAGGTCACGGGCGACTATGTAACAATCAAGACGCACCGCATTATGCCTTGGAAATTTGAATTCATTAATGAGGTCTACAACTACTTGGGTTTGGCCCGCATTAATGAATACAAAATTTCAAGCGCCCTAAAAACATTATCGGGACGAACACGTCTACTGAATTTACTCAAGATCCCAATTGAACTGGGTACAGCCGCCAATGTTAAACTCAATAATATAATGCAAATTAAGCGAGAGCAGCTTGTTGATCCCAAAGCAGAGATATTTAA ACAACGTATAGCTCGATTTGAAAGCCGCATGCGATTTGCCAAGTATCCTATAGAACGCAGCTACTTGTACCATGAAGCGGCTCAGGCGAATCTCGATAATCATTCTTTCGATACTTGCTGCTTGCTGGCTCGCAAATCCATGGATG AAGCAATCAAGGGCAATAGCTACGTATGGGCCGCTTTGAGCGCACTAATCGCCTGCAAAGCGCATACGGTGCTGGGCAAAGTTGAGAGGCAGAAGGAAATGTTAACTATAGCCTTTAAATATGCCAAACGTCTGAAAAACATTGATCTCATCCTGTTCATAGACATTTGTCTGAAGGTAAATAGCGAGGAAATGGAGCTCAAGAAGGCGCTAATTGCCTCCGAGGGCAGCGGTAAGCGCAGAGTGCGCCGCTCTTTAACGAGTCTCGACGCGTCAATTGATAATTCTCCTGTCAGAAATTCCAAAGCAATGATACATGAAGTAGGTGAGGACCAGTTAGAAGAATGA